In Gossypium hirsutum isolate 1008001.06 chromosome A10, Gossypium_hirsutum_v2.1, whole genome shotgun sequence, the DNA window ACAGTTCCCAATCAAACTTGTAAAGTAGATTAGCAAGGGCAAGCTCCACTGCTGCAACTCCCATATGCATTCCAGGGCAAACCCTTCTACCCGCACCAAATGGTATGAGCTCAAAGTTCAGCCCTTTGAAGTCAATAGAGCTTCCAATGAATCTTTCAGGATAAAACTCTTCTGGGTTTTCCCAAGCTTCAGGGTCTCTTCCTATTGCCCATGCATTCACATACACTAAGGCTTTGGTCGGGACTTCATACCCACCTATTCTGCGCTTTCGGAGTGTTTCTCGTGGCACTAACAATGGAGCTATTGCTTGCAACCTGAACGTTTCTTTTATCACAGCTTTTAGGTAAGTAAAATTGTGAACATCATcttcatttacaaacccttttttCCCAATCAAGTCCCTCACTTCCGCTTGAGTTTTCTTCAAACACTTCGGGTTTTTCATTAGGAAGGACATGGCCCAAATCACAGTGGCTGCTGTTGTGTCTGTTCCAGCAATAAACACATCctacataaagaaaaaaaagaggttATATGATATATGCATAAAGTGTGAAGCTAGTGATAGAAATTTCGAGTGAAAATGAGATAGACCATAAGAATAGCTTTTATGTGATCTATGGCCAGATCAAATGGAAAATCACGATCTTTCTGTATTCTTAGTAACACATCGAGTATGTCCTCTTGCTCTGGTTTTTGTCTATTTGGATCGAGGTGTTCATTAATGAGTTGTTGATAGAAAGTATCAAGTTCTTTGGAAATTTTTTGAAGACGAGTGAGGAAACCAGTGAACCTATCGACCCAACCCATGAAAGGAAAATAGTCAGAGAAACTAAAGCATGACAACATGGCTTCACTTCCTTTAAGCAACCCATCGAACCTACTTCTTTCAGCTCCTTCGTCGTCATACCTCTTGCCGAAAGCTACTCTACATATTATTGAACTGGAAAGGCACATCATTGCCTCACTCAAGTTAACGGGCTTAGAATCAACGGATAATCGGCATATTTTTTGAACCAGGCAAGCAACTTCATCTTCTCGGATGGGACGATAGTTCTGCACTCTGCTAAATAGATGTACAACACAAAGTTTCCTCATCTCACGCCAGTAGCCAGAGTATGGTGAAAAAGTCAAATCCGAGGCATTGTAAGATAATTTGCGAGCACCACATAGATTAGGCCTGCTGCAGAAGTCAAGGTCATGGGTTTTCATAACTGCTTCAGCCATTTTTGCTGAAGAAACTACAAGGGTTGGCTTAAATCCAAATCTTAAGAACACGAGAGGACCATACTTTTGAGAGagtttataaagaaaaatatgagGGACTGAGTTATCAAACATCAGCATATGTAAGTGACCGATCAAGGGAAGACCTGAAGGGCCAGGGGGAAGAGGAAGAACAAGATTGCCATTGGTTCTAATGCTACGTTTTAGGAGATTGAAGAGGAAGAAGGGTAGAGCTAGAAGAAAGACCATAAACAGTACTATTGCCATTGTGAACTACACAAGCGCCTGTTTGAGACATGAGAGGAAGAGTCCGCTTATACAATTCTCTTGCAAcctgtttattttgttttattttttaatttagaaaaatgaaaaattgtcaaCCAGATAAATACGTAgttttctattttgtttgaaGTTGACACATGCACTACATATGCATATCTTTTATTTTGGGCACTTTTGAATTATTAGAGGGGTTGATATCAGCGGTACTAGGTGAAGGCTCTGACGATTGTGCGTATACTGGAGTTTTGGGTGGATATTTTTTGTCTTggcaatgaaaaaaaaaacaatatcttGGCAACAGTTATTCACTCGTTCACCTTCAGTTTCTCCAGTCTCAAATGCAAGCGTTATTCTAATACAACTTCAGATCCCACAATTATAAATTTGGTAGAAAAGatcgaaaaattaaaagaaaaaataaaatttttttcgtCAATACTTGATACAgttgaaaaatgaagagaaaaaaataaaatttttaaaaaatgcatAATCTTAAAGTAATCATCTCTCTTATTCTCTCTCATTTTTTAATTCCAATTTGAAAGACTTGCTCCTATTCTCTTTCTTCTCACACTCTTCTTCCCTACCAAACAAacttaaaatttctttctttctacttTCCCACTTATTCCTTTCACTTTTTGACTCAACCAGCACACCTTATATGTAGATACAattatgttttatatgtttatgataTTGGATGAGTTAATGCAAATGCTTCCTACTGTTTTCAAAACTTAATTcttaaatttaatctattttaaaatGCAACATTTAACTTAAAGGTGACAATAGTTGATTTCGATCCATCCAGCTAATGGTTCTACAATGCTTACCATGAATGCCTCAACCCTCTTCAGTTGTGTGTAGAGAAATTTTCGTGTTCAAAGCACGGTGAAAGAATTCcaccttttttctatttttattgaaacatcattttagtaattttttttaatctgaaTCTTGGACCCTTGACCTTAGACTCTGAATCTTAAACTTTAGACGTTGGATtcatggtttagggtttaaagttcaAGATCTATAATCCAAGGTCCAGTTCAGAGTCTAAGGTTCAACTTTCATGATCTAGGGttcaagttaaaattttattaccaaaatgATGTGTCAATAACATGAAAAAATATGCTAAAATGACATTAAATAATTGATAAAGAATACAAAATTTTGTGACGTCTTTAATTCATACAATTCTTTCCCGAACAATAATTGCAAGTTAACTAaacatacatattattattaagaACTAAATGTGGCTAAAAACTCTATAAATTAGAGCAAACAAGaaactactttttttttctttcaattcaaaaaaaaattaattcaaccaTTAACAATATACATATTCtcacttaatattttttaagagAAAGGATTAtatgaaacagtgacgccacgtcatttgtatccctttccaatagttttatgccacatcaatattggaaagggatacagatgacgtggcgtcattgtttcatacaatcatttccctattttttaaatgtataaatttttttgttaaaatagtaatatatttaataattaaaataaaaaaaattaaatgaaaaaaaggaGAAATTATCCTTGATTTTTTAAATGTCGtgattaaattacaaatttaatttatgaaaatttattgaactaaaacctaatttAACTGTTACTATAACAATACAAGGATTAATCGTTAATCTTCCTTGCCACAAggataagagaattttttttgtGTGTAGTGATACCAGGTACAACATCAAAGTCTATGTCTTCCGTACTTATCCCGTTTGGCATTTCCCAATCAAACTTGTAAAGGAGATTAGCAAGGGCAAGCTCCACTACTGCGATTCCCATACGCATTCCAGGGCAAACCCTTCTACCCGCACCAAATGGTATGAGCTCAAAGTTCAACCCTTTGTAGTCAATGGAGCTACCTATGAACCTTTCTGGACAGAACTCTTCAGGGTTTTCCCAAGCTTCGGGATCTCTTCCTATTGCCCATGCATTCACAAACACTAAGGTTTTGGTAGGGACTTCGTACCCACCAATGCTGCATTTTCGAAGTGTTTCTCGTGGCACTAATAGTGGAACTGTTGCTTGCAATCTAAATGTTTCTTTTATCACCGCTTTTAGGTAAGTTAAATTTTGAACTTCATcttcatttacaaaccctttttcTCTAATTAAATCCCTCACTTCCGCTTGAGTTTTCTTCAAACACTTTGGGTTTTTCATTAGAAAGTTCATTACCCAAATCACAGTAGCCGCTGATGTGTCTGTTCCAGCAATAAAAACATCCTGCATAAAAGGGAAAAGGAGAAAAATGAGTGTATATATACATAACGTGTGAAGCTAATGATAAAAGTATCAAGTAAAGATGAGATGACCATAAGAATAGCTTTTATATGATCTATGGTAAGATCAAATGGCAAATCATGATTTGTCTTTATTCGTAGCAACACATCGACTATATCTTCTTGCtctgattttaatttatttggatCAAGATGCTCATCAATAAGTTCTTGGATGAAAGTATCAACTTCTTTGAAAGCTTTTTCAAGACGACTCAAAAAACCAGTAAATCTATCTACCCAACCCATGAAAGGAAAGTAGTCAGAGAAACTAAGATTTGAAAACAAAGCTTCACTTTCTTTAAGCAACCGACTGAACCTGCTTTTTTCAGCTCCTTCCTCATCATACCTCTTACAGAAGCCTATTCTacaaataattgaatttgataGGCACATCACTGCCTCACTCAAGTTGATAGGCTTAGAAGCAACAGATAATTGGCATATTTTTTCAATCAGGCGAGAAACTTCGTCTTCTCGGGTGGGACGATACTTTTTCACTCTACTAAAGAGGTGTACAACACAAATTTTCCTCATCTCCCTCCAGTAGTCATTATATGGTGAATAAGACAAATCAGAAGAATTGTAAGAAAATTTTCCAGCAGCACATAAATTAGGCCTGCTGCAGAAG includes these proteins:
- the LOC107896238 gene encoding cytochrome P450 83B1, whose translation is MAIVLFMVFLLALPFFLFNLLKRSIRTNGNLVLPLPPGPSGLPLIGHLHMLMFDNSVPHIFLYKLSQKYGPLVFLRFGFKPTLVVSSAKMAEAVMKTHDLDFCSRPNLCGARKLSYNASDLTFSPYSGYWREMRKLCVVHLFSRVQNYRPIREDEVACLVQKICRLSVDSKPVNLSEAMMCLSSSIICRVAFGKRYDDEGAERSRFDGLLKGSEAMLSCFSFSDYFPFMGWVDRFTGFLTRLQKISKELDTFYQQLINEHLDPNRQKPEQEDILDVLLRIQKDRDFPFDLAIDHIKAILMDVFIAGTDTTAATVIWAMSFLMKNPKCLKKTQAEVRDLIGKKGFVNEDDVHNFTYLKAVIKETFRLQAIAPLLVPRETLRKRRIGGYEVPTKALVYVNAWAIGRDPEAWENPEEFYPERFIGSSIDFKGLNFELIPFGAGRRVCPGMHMGVAAVELALANLLYKFDWELLPEMNKEDIDFDVVPGLTTHKKNDLILLAKKIHD
- the LOC107895908 gene encoding cytochrome P450 83B1-like yields the protein MAIALFMSIFLLVLPFLLFVLLKHRVSNNGSFNRLPPGPPSLPFIGHLQLLMSDNSVPHLFLYRLSQKYGPLMFLRFGFRPTLVVSSAKMAEEVMKTHDLDFCSRPNLCAAGKFSYNSSDLSYSPYNDYWREMRKICVVHLFSRVKKYRPTREDEVSRLIEKICQLSVASKPINLSEAVMCLSNSIICRIGFCKRYDEEGAEKSRFSRLLKESEALFSNLSFSDYFPFMGWVDRFTGFLSRLEKAFKEVDTFIQELIDEHLDPNKLKSEQEDIVDVLLRIKTNHDLPFDLTIDHIKAILMDVFIAGTDTSAATVIWVMNFLMKNPKCLKKTQAEVRDLIREKGFVNEDEVQNLTYLKAVIKETFRLQATVPLLVPRETLRKCSIGGYEVPTKTLVFVNAWAIGRDPEAWENPEEFCPERFIGSSIDYKGLNFELIPFGAGRRVCPGMRMGIAVVELALANLLYKFDWEMPNGISTEDIDFDVVPGITTHKKNSLILVARKIND